Proteins from one Candidatus Eisenbacteria bacterium genomic window:
- a CDS encoding ABC transporter ATP-binding protein, translated as MLIEIRGLHRIYEVGDEKVHALNGVDLDIEQNEYVAIMGPSGSGKSTLMNIVGCLDTPSDGRYMLKGTDVGKLSDDELARIRNREIGFVFQTFNLLARADALHNVELPLVYAGVRHEERRQRAREALEAVGLSDRMKHKPNELSGGQRQRVAIARALVNKPSIILADEPTGNLDTATGEEIMASFERIWKQGNTVILVTHEADVAAKARRVVRMRDGKIESDVRTASAPQMARP; from the coding sequence GTGCTGATCGAAATCCGCGGGCTGCATCGAATCTATGAGGTCGGCGATGAGAAGGTCCACGCGCTGAACGGCGTAGACCTCGACATCGAGCAGAACGAATACGTGGCCATCATGGGTCCGTCGGGCTCGGGCAAGTCGACCCTGATGAACATCGTGGGCTGCCTCGACACGCCCTCCGATGGGCGCTACATGCTCAAGGGCACCGACGTCGGCAAGCTCTCCGACGACGAGCTTGCGCGGATCCGCAACCGCGAGATCGGCTTCGTGTTCCAGACCTTCAACCTGCTGGCCCGCGCAGACGCCTTGCACAACGTCGAGCTGCCGCTCGTGTACGCCGGCGTGCGGCACGAAGAGCGCCGCCAGCGGGCGCGCGAGGCCTTGGAGGCCGTCGGTCTCAGCGATCGCATGAAGCACAAGCCCAACGAGCTGTCGGGCGGCCAGCGACAGCGGGTGGCGATCGCCCGCGCGCTGGTCAACAAGCCCAGCATCATCCTCGCCGACGAGCCCACCGGAAACCTCGACACCGCGACCGGCGAGGAGATCATGGCCTCGTTCGAGCGCATCTGGAAGCAGGGCAACACCGTCATCCTGGTCACTCACGAGGCCGACGTCGCCGCCAAGGCGCGGCGGGTGGTGCGCATGAGGGACGGCAAGATCGAGAGCGACGTGCGGACGGCGTCGGCGCCGCAGATGGCGCGGCCATGA
- a CDS encoding ABC transporter permease, giving the protein MNLRESAGMALAALRANKLRSFLTLLGTIIGVMSVIAVLSFVEGLNRFVSEKLLASGSNVFYVDKYGFITSQEEYEEVRDRPDITIDDADAIRAGTPHATLVIAQGNAQVVARYRNKEQKGVSLRGRSAGFELVDDYAIGAGRTYTDVDDQRRRMVCVIGPELAEDLFGNLDPVGRSIRLGIDTYEVIGVTVAKGKLLGQSQDRFAAIPMRTFVKTHLERGSIDISVKSVDQASMPLAQQEVRNVLRARRHLRPGQPDDFGITTSENVMQLYNTLTGGIYVVTIGVAAISLIVGGIVIMNIMLVSVTERTREIGIRKAMGAPRRAILTQFLVESTTLSVSGGLIGIIAGISLSLLAAAVSPLPAAVSIPSIIAGILMSGLIGIFFGSYPAWRAARLDPIEALRYE; this is encoded by the coding sequence ATGAACCTCCGCGAATCGGCGGGCATGGCGCTGGCGGCCCTGCGCGCCAACAAGCTGCGCTCGTTTCTCACGCTGCTCGGCACGATCATCGGCGTCATGTCGGTGATCGCGGTGCTTTCGTTCGTCGAAGGCCTCAATCGCTTCGTCTCCGAGAAGCTCCTCGCCAGCGGCTCCAACGTGTTCTACGTGGACAAGTACGGCTTCATCACCAGCCAGGAGGAGTACGAGGAGGTCCGCGACCGCCCCGACATCACGATCGACGACGCCGACGCCATTCGCGCGGGCACCCCTCACGCCACGCTGGTGATCGCGCAGGGCAACGCTCAGGTGGTGGCGCGCTACCGCAACAAGGAGCAGAAGGGCGTCAGTCTGCGCGGCCGGAGCGCCGGCTTCGAGCTGGTGGACGACTACGCGATCGGAGCGGGGAGGACCTACACGGACGTCGACGATCAGCGCCGCCGCATGGTGTGCGTGATCGGCCCCGAGCTCGCCGAGGATCTGTTCGGCAATCTCGACCCCGTGGGTCGTTCCATTCGGCTTGGAATCGACACGTACGAGGTGATCGGCGTGACGGTGGCGAAGGGCAAGTTGCTCGGGCAGAGCCAGGATCGCTTCGCCGCGATCCCGATGAGGACCTTCGTCAAGACCCACCTGGAGCGGGGGTCGATCGACATCTCGGTGAAGAGCGTCGACCAGGCTTCGATGCCGCTCGCGCAGCAGGAGGTGCGCAACGTACTGCGCGCGCGGCGCCATCTGCGCCCGGGCCAACCGGACGATTTCGGCATCACCACGTCCGAGAACGTGATGCAGCTCTACAACACGCTCACCGGCGGCATTTACGTGGTCACCATCGGCGTCGCGGCGATCTCGCTGATCGTGGGCGGAATCGTGATCATGAACATCATGCTGGTTTCCGTGACCGAGCGGACGCGGGAGATCGGCATCCGCAAGGCGATGGGCGCGCCGCGCCGGGCGATCCTCACGCAGTTCCTGGTGGAGTCCACCACGCTGTCGGTGAGCGGCGGCCTGATCGGGATCATCGCCGGAATATCTCTCTCGCTGCTGGCGGCGGCGGTCTCGCCGTTGCCGGCGGCGGTCAGCATTCCCTCGATCATCGCCGGCATCCTGATGTCAGGTCTGATCGGAATCTTCTTCGGCTCGTATCCGGCCTGGAGAGCGGCGCGGCTCGATCCAATCGAAGCGCTGCGTTACGAGTAG